From Oryza sativa Japonica Group chromosome 4, ASM3414082v1, one genomic window encodes:
- the LOC4335526 gene encoding tau-cadinol synthase isoform X1 has translation MASSDTPTHEEALSFEPSIWGDFFINYEPQPLQRSERWMQERAEKLRGQIQTLFGTCHDMSARMNLVDSVQHLGIDHLFQEEIEDALTSIHGSEFRSSSLYEIALRFRLLREHGFWVSPDAFNKFKGDDGKFRNDIANDPKGLLSLYNAAHLLIHGEPELEEAISFARKHLELMSQDSVLNPPLAEQVKRALSLPLPRTFKRVETICYMSEYEREAGNIPILLELAKLDFNLLQHIHLEELKAISEWWKDLYGYMELRYIRDRTIEAYAWSYMMFYEEDFAFTRMFVAKIIALDTVMDDTYDAHATVEECRQLNTAIQRWDKSAISILPEYLKKFYIKLLINFEEFEHQVSDNEKYKVTYTKQEFQRQSTYYLQEAEWSYQKHKPSFKDQVVLSTKSSAVQLVCVAAMIGWGNAVTTEAFEWAASGNDAVIACAKIGRFMNDIAAFKCGKNKGDVASSVECYMNENRVTSEVAFAKIDSLVEDEWRTTNQTRLEHGTLLPMVQRVVNFTVSMVLFYDDRNDAYTFATLLREIIESLFVRPAPI, from the exons ATGGCCTCGAGTGATACTCCTACCCATGAGGAGGCACTCAGTTTTGAGCCCTCGATATGGGGCGACTTCTTTATCAACTACGAACCACAACCATTGCAG AGATCAGAGAGGTGGATGCAGGAGAGGGCTGAGAAGCTGAGAGGGCAAATCCAGACACTATTTGGGACCTGCCACGACATGTCGGCGAGGATGAACTTAGTGGATTCCGTCCAACATCTCGGAATTGATCACCTCTTCCAAGAGGAGATAGAAGATGCTCTAACAAGCATCCATGGCAGTGAATTCAGAAGCTCTAGTCTCTATGAGATTGCTCTTCGGTTTCGCTTGCTTAGGGAACATGGGTTTTGGGTGTCTCCAG ATGCATTCAATAaatttaagggagatgatggcaAGTTTCGAAATGATATAGCGAATGACCCAAAGGGGCTACTAAGTTTATACAACGCTGCACACCTCCTCATTCATGGCGAGCCAGAACTTGAAGAAGCAATCTCATTTGCACGAAAACACCTTGAATTGATGAGTCAAGACAGTGTTCTCAACCCTCCATTAGCTGAGCAAGTCAAGCGTGCACTTAGCCTACCACTGCCAAGGACTTTCAAGAGAGTTGAGACTATTTGCTACATGTCGGAGTACGAACGAGAGGCAGGAAATATCCCAATTCTTCTTGAACTCGCGAAGCTAGATTTTAACCTCCTGCAACATATCCACTTGGAGGAACTCAAAGCAATTTCTGA ATGGTGGAAAGATCTTTATGGATATATGGAGCTACGTTACATTAGGGATCGTACGATAGAGGCATACGCTTGGTCCTACATGATGTTCTACGAAGAAGACTTTGCATTCACCAGAATGTTTGTTGCCAAAATAATTGCACTGGATACTGTGATGGATGATACGTATGATGCTCATGCCACCGTTGAGGAATGCCGGCAGCTAAACACAGCCATACAAAG ATGGGACAAAAGCGCTATTTCTATTTTGCCGGAGTACCTGAAAAAGTTCTATATTAAATTGCTAATCAACTTTGAGGAGTTTGAGCACCAAGTGTCCGACAACGAAAAATACAAGGTTACTTACACCAAACAAGAG TTTCAAAGGCAGTCTACTTATTACCTACAAGAAGCTGAATGGTCCTACCAGAAACACAAGCCAAGCTTTAAAGATCAGGTGGTTTTGTCCACCAAATCCTCGGCCGTGCAATTAGTGTGTGTGGCTGCTATGATTGGCTGGGGTAATGCAGTGACGACAGAAGCATTCGAGTGGGCAGCTAGTGGTAATGATGCAGTCATAGCATGCGCAAAGATTGGACGTTTTATGAATGATATTGCTGCATTTAAG TGTGGAAAGAACAAGGGAGATGTTGCGAGCTCCGTAGAGTGTTACATGAATGAGAATAGGGTCACAAGCGAGGTCGCCTTTGCAAAGATTGATTCACTGGTCGAAGATGAATGGAGAACCACGAACCAGACCCGCCTTGAGCATGGTACACTGCTGCCCATGGTGCAGCGAGTTGTGAACTTCACCGTTTCTATGGTACTCTTCTACGATGACAGGAATGATGCCTACACATTTGCCACACTTCTTAGGGAGATTATAGAGTCTCTCTTCGTGAGGCCTGCTCCCATCTAG
- the LOC4335526 gene encoding tau-cadinol synthase isoform X2, giving the protein MRRHSVLSPRYGATSLSTTNHNHCRHHHYSFLCRSERWMQERAEKLRGQIQTLFGTCHDMSARMNLVDSVQHLGIDHLFQEEIEDALTSIHGSEFRSSSLYEIALRFRLLREHGFWVSPDAFNKFKGDDGKFRNDIANDPKGLLSLYNAAHLLIHGEPELEEAISFARKHLELMSQDSVLNPPLAEQVKRALSLPLPRTFKRVETICYMSEYEREAGNIPILLELAKLDFNLLQHIHLEELKAISEWWKDLYGYMELRYIRDRTIEAYAWSYMMFYEEDFAFTRMFVAKIIALDTVMDDTYDAHATVEECRQLNTAIQRWDKSAISILPEYLKKFYIKLLINFEEFEHQVSDNEKYKVTYTKQEFQRQSTYYLQEAEWSYQKHKPSFKDQVVLSTKSSAVQLVCVAAMIGWGNAVTTEAFEWAASGNDAVIACAKIGRFMNDIAAFKCGKNKGDVASSVECYMNENRVTSEVAFAKIDSLVEDEWRTTNQTRLEHGTLLPMVQRVVNFTVSMVLFYDDRNDAYTFATLLREIIESLFVRPAPI; this is encoded by the exons ATGAGGAGGCACTCAGTTTTGAGCCCTCGATATGGGGCGACTTCTTTATCAACTACGAACCACAACCATTGCAGGCATCACCACTACTCATTCCTATGT AGATCAGAGAGGTGGATGCAGGAGAGGGCTGAGAAGCTGAGAGGGCAAATCCAGACACTATTTGGGACCTGCCACGACATGTCGGCGAGGATGAACTTAGTGGATTCCGTCCAACATCTCGGAATTGATCACCTCTTCCAAGAGGAGATAGAAGATGCTCTAACAAGCATCCATGGCAGTGAATTCAGAAGCTCTAGTCTCTATGAGATTGCTCTTCGGTTTCGCTTGCTTAGGGAACATGGGTTTTGGGTGTCTCCAG ATGCATTCAATAaatttaagggagatgatggcaAGTTTCGAAATGATATAGCGAATGACCCAAAGGGGCTACTAAGTTTATACAACGCTGCACACCTCCTCATTCATGGCGAGCCAGAACTTGAAGAAGCAATCTCATTTGCACGAAAACACCTTGAATTGATGAGTCAAGACAGTGTTCTCAACCCTCCATTAGCTGAGCAAGTCAAGCGTGCACTTAGCCTACCACTGCCAAGGACTTTCAAGAGAGTTGAGACTATTTGCTACATGTCGGAGTACGAACGAGAGGCAGGAAATATCCCAATTCTTCTTGAACTCGCGAAGCTAGATTTTAACCTCCTGCAACATATCCACTTGGAGGAACTCAAAGCAATTTCTGA ATGGTGGAAAGATCTTTATGGATATATGGAGCTACGTTACATTAGGGATCGTACGATAGAGGCATACGCTTGGTCCTACATGATGTTCTACGAAGAAGACTTTGCATTCACCAGAATGTTTGTTGCCAAAATAATTGCACTGGATACTGTGATGGATGATACGTATGATGCTCATGCCACCGTTGAGGAATGCCGGCAGCTAAACACAGCCATACAAAG ATGGGACAAAAGCGCTATTTCTATTTTGCCGGAGTACCTGAAAAAGTTCTATATTAAATTGCTAATCAACTTTGAGGAGTTTGAGCACCAAGTGTCCGACAACGAAAAATACAAGGTTACTTACACCAAACAAGAG TTTCAAAGGCAGTCTACTTATTACCTACAAGAAGCTGAATGGTCCTACCAGAAACACAAGCCAAGCTTTAAAGATCAGGTGGTTTTGTCCACCAAATCCTCGGCCGTGCAATTAGTGTGTGTGGCTGCTATGATTGGCTGGGGTAATGCAGTGACGACAGAAGCATTCGAGTGGGCAGCTAGTGGTAATGATGCAGTCATAGCATGCGCAAAGATTGGACGTTTTATGAATGATATTGCTGCATTTAAG TGTGGAAAGAACAAGGGAGATGTTGCGAGCTCCGTAGAGTGTTACATGAATGAGAATAGGGTCACAAGCGAGGTCGCCTTTGCAAAGATTGATTCACTGGTCGAAGATGAATGGAGAACCACGAACCAGACCCGCCTTGAGCATGGTACACTGCTGCCCATGGTGCAGCGAGTTGTGAACTTCACCGTTTCTATGGTACTCTTCTACGATGACAGGAATGATGCCTACACATTTGCCACACTTCTTAGGGAGATTATAGAGTCTCTCTTCGTGAGGCCTGCTCCCATCTAG